In Pseudoalteromonas sp. '520P1 No. 423', the sequence ACGGATTTTAAAGGCCGAACGGTAAACGATTTTGAAAACGGTATTGAAGTTGAGGTAAAAGGATCTTTAAATTAAAATGATATTTTAGTTGTCACCAAGTTAGAGTTTGATGATTAAGATTTCATATATTTTGTAACAAGATAGAAGCGGTTTATCTCTTCTATCTATAATTTATCTAGTACTTTATAAAATGTATCTTTAAACCAAGGAGTATATTTATTTGCAGTGTTTTTAAGCTCTAATTCTATCTGTTCTATATTTAGCCAGTCGATTGCATTTACTTCTGCTGGATTAGGTCGGATTTGTAATTTGTCTGACGCTTGTTTACTGAGGTGCTTTACAAATAAATGATCAAACTCATGCTCAATTAAATCATTAGATAATTTAGTTTTATAGCAATGACTATCGACCCAAATAAGGTTGTTAACGGTAAAACCTAACTCTTCAGTGAGTCGGTTAATTGCTGATTGTGTTATGTTTTCACCTGATTGCGGATGTGAACAACATGTATTACTCCATAATCCGCCACAATGATATTTAGTTAATGCACGCTGTTGTAATAATACTTCTTTTACTCCATTAGTTTCTCGTAAAACAAAAATAGAAAATGCTCGGTGCAATAAACCTTTTTCATGGGCTTGCATCTTATCAGCAGTACCTAATTCATTATCATTAACATCTACTAATACAACTCTATTACGTTCCATACACATACTCAAAAATAATCGCGATGTATTATATACCTAGGTATGGTTAGATGCGAGTCTATAATTGCATCTAGCCTTACTTATATATGAGTTTAGTTCACTTAAATAGTGGACCGAAAATAATTAGCTATTAAATGAAATTATTGTTATTTTGTTTATTAATTTAAAATAGAGCAATAACTCTACGGTTGATTCTTTAAAATGAAACATGACATCATAAATTTTGTGCATGCTAATGGCTTCCCTGCTAAAAGTTACAATACATTTTTAGATTTATTTAGCGATGACTTTAAAGTTATTGCATTAGAAAAGTATGGGCATAACCCTTTATATTCTATTACCCATAATTGGCAATACCTTGTTGATGAGTTAATCGCGTTTGTGATCACACAAAAAAAAGCACTTAATCGAGAGCATGAAAAAGTAATTAATATTGGACATTCGTTTGGTGGTGTTATTTCCTTTATGGCAGCATGTCAAAGACCTGACCTTTTTAAAGGCCTTATTATGCTAGATCCACCGGCTTTTACAGGCACAACAGCTTTTATGATGAAGTTACTCAAAGGTACAAAATTATTCGATAAAATATCCCCTGCGGGCAAATCAAATATAAGACGTAAGCAATGGCCATTAAATACTAATATGGTAGAACAGTTTAAACACAAATCATTATTTAAAAACTTTGATATTCGTTGTTTATCTGACTATGCAAACCATGGGTTTGTTAACAGAAATCAAAAACAAGAGTTATTATTCTCAGCTGAGGTGGAAACTGAAGTTTTTAGAACGCTACCTGTTAATCTTGGCAGTTATAAAAGTAAGTTGAATATTCCTGCAACATTAATTTATGCTCAAAATGGTGTATGTACTGGCAAAGCGGTAAAACGCTTTGCCAAGCAAAATATTATCAATACAGTAGAGTTTGCAGATGCAGGTCATATGTTTCCATTAGAAAAGCCAGAACAAACTGCTGCACTTATTAAAGGTATTATTAAGACATTTTAAATGTTTTGATTTATCTTTTTGAAAAAAACGCATCTAACTTTTGTGCACTTTTACGTGAGTATCGCTGAAATTTACGTAACCACTGCTTTGCTATTGGATATTCTTTACTTAACAAAACAAGGGCTAATGGGATAACGATAATTGCAGGGCCTGGTAAAATAATAAATAAAAGGCCGATTAAAAGTAAAAAACCGCCTACTAATGTAATTGCTATTTTTTTCATTTGTTTCATAGATTAGTCCTTTATAAATATTGATTGTTTTAATTATTTATGAAGGCAAACTCCATTCCATTATTTTACTAATTAAAAATCAATGTATTATGAAATTTCTTATTTTATAAGTTGCGTATTTTGACCAAATATTAGTGTATTAATTATTTTATTAACTTCAGAATCAATAAGTTTACTTGTGATCCATACTTTGCCAGAATTCTGTATTGCATGAGATGCATTCACTAATAGATTAATAAAGACTTGTTGTAGTTTCTGCGGGTAGCCATAAATTACAGAAGACGCTTCAAGTTGTGTAATAAGCTCTACCTTATATTCTAGTTCATTTGCAACTAATACTAAGCTCTTGTTTATTAGCTCATCGATATTTACAGGTTCCATTTTTTCATTGTCTTGATGAACGTAACTACCTAAGTCTTTGATTATTTTTGATACTCTACCTGTTCCGTCTTGGCATGATTTGATAACAGCTTCAATATCATTAAAAATATAATCCAGATCTTGCTCTTAATAATAAGTTTCAATTTCAGTTGATGGTTTATTTTCAATGACAAGTTTTTTAAAATCCATGATCACTTGATAATACTCAGTTAATATCTCGATATTACTTCGTATATAACCAATAGGGTTATTAATTCATGGGCGATACCTGCTGCTAACTGACCTATGGATGCCATTTTTTCAGCATGCAATAATTGTTGATTTAATTGTGATAAAGCCAATTGATCGTGTTTTCTATCATTAATATCACTTATTGCAATTAAATAATGATTTTCACCAAAAATAGAAACTAAACATCCTGAGTATTCAATATAAGATTTTTTATATTTGAAGATCAAATACCTTCTTGCATTGTTTTTGTTGCGCTATTTTTATCAAAGTTACCATTTACCATAGCTAAAATTGGTAAAAAATGACCAATTTTTTTATTTAGAATATCCTTATCATCAGCTTCAAATAGTTTATTAACTGCTTTATTTGTTTCCTTAATTATCCCTATTTCATTTACTAAAATAATTGAAGTGGGTACTGAATTCATTATGCTAGTAATACGTTTATTAGCTTCATCTGCATTTCTTTGCAATTTAGCTTTCGTTATTTCTAATTTAATGTGTTGCGTTAAATTTTGAATGGTTTGAGATAACTCAATGACTTCTTCCGGACCATAGTGTTATACAAATTTAATGTCTTCTTCAGTATCTAATTGTTTATTCGCAATATGGGTAATATTCTCTAGTGGCTTTACAATATTTTAATGATCCAGCGTGTACCAAATATGATCATGAATAAATATATGGCAATTAAACCTGAAACCCATGCTTTCAACTTATTAATCGCATTTTTATGTTTATTAGTTAAGTTTAACTCTTGTGCTATATAATTACTTTTTAATCGTTCGATGAGTCCAATAGTATTTGTCGTAATCACATCCGAACTTTCTATTGCTAAATCCCACTTTTTATCTTTTGGGTTATTTAGAGTAAGTAAAGAAGCGATAATGTCATCGTTGCTTTTGATCATTGAAATTAAGTAACTATTCACTAGGGGAAAATTATTTTCTAATGATCCTTTGTAACTATTCAGCCTTATCTTCAATAAATACACCTGGAAGCTGATTTTTGAATAGCAATTCAAGAGATAGGCTTGCAGATACATATTGTTTTCTGCAAGTCGATAAATAGCTTCTGATCAAACAGAACATCTCTGCGCCTTGCATACTTCTAAAACATCCAGATATTTTTTGATGAACTTTTGTCATCCTGATATCATTCTCTCCTTGATTATTGGTAAATGGAACTCCAGCGCTCGTCAGAAAGCGTAAGACATCATCTTGATAATCTCTTAATCGTTCCAACAATGCTCTGGATTTTGTTCGTTTTAATCGCCCTCGCTGACCTTTTATACGGCTGTTTTCATCGGGCGCGGGGCATTCAATTTCACCTCCGGCTAGTATTTTTTGATATTGCGTTAAGTACTGCCGCTTAGTGTCTTCATCTAAGTTGAGGTCATCCATCGCTATTTTTACTCTTTTTTCATGAGGATAAAAATACGTCCACGACGTCGTTGACGCGCCATGAAGTCATCGCCGTTTTCCACCGATATTAATACCAGTTTCATCAACATGTAACGTTTGGTGAGAGCTTTGTAATGACGTTTTTATGATATCTTCTGCACCTGATGACTTGACCAGTTCATCGGCTTGCTCATTAAAGTTAAGCAAACTACACGCACTGATGGGGATACCGAGCTGGTCGGCAAAGTATTCTTCAATAGGGTTATAATGGAGTAATTGATATTGGGATAAGTAAACGGCATGCGCTTTCACAACAACGCCATACTGGATAGGACTGTTAACGCCTTCTGGAAACTCACCAACAAAACGTTTTCCTTACGCATTTTCAAGAATTTTTGCTTGGTATTCTGTCACCACTTTACTGATGTCGATGTCGACAACTTGCCACTTTTGAAAACCCACCTCACGATAATGTCCTTGAGGTAACATGTCTCGGTCAACTAAAATGACTTCTATCTCATCCGGTGTATCTGTCTAAGTTAGCGTTTTACCCGTTCGGACTTTTTGTCCACCCGTTGGTTTATCTGATTTATCTTTGGTTTGTTTTTCTCGGTTAATATCTTTTGATGGCGCAATACGACTATTTTTACTGTTAAGTCCCAATTTACTGGCAAGCATAACAACGATAACAAGAATAAGCTCGATAGACAGCTTCAACGCAGGCGTGAGACTTTTATCTTCTTGTAACTGAGCTTTAGTTTTCTCAACTATTTCAGTGATGTTGATGCTGTTTAAATTCATTGAAGCTAGGGCGATTAAGTCATAGCACTGGCTTGGCAAACTGGCAGGATCGGTCAATAGCTAAAAAGGATCATTAGAAAATAATTTACCCCTAGTGAATAGTTACAAAACCGACATGCCAAACATTATAATTGGCATCATGTGTTGGGTATTTGGACAATAATTCCATTGTTTATCATAGTCATTACAGCGACTGTATTTCATTTTAATTGGGCAAATGAAATACTCTATGGGGCATATTCAGAAGCACCTCCAGGCCCACGCCAAAAGAGAATTCCCGTAGACTTAATTAATGGCCAGCAAACTTATAAAGAATTGTTTAATTTTGCAAAACAACACGCTAAAGATAACGGTGCCAGCGATTGGCATTCAATGTGGCTAAAATTTGGTCGTGAAGTCGGTAATACCCGTTTTTATATCGATCGAAGCCTTGGAAATAACTACGATATGGCCTATGCACTATATTTATCAAATGATACAGCAGAAGTTATTCGAGTTAAACGATGCTCAGATTGGTCAAGTGGGGATCAAGCATGGGGAGTCGTTAGGTTCTTACATACTGGCAATATTTTGGTTTTATAGGACAAACTATCGCCGGCCTATCCTCTTTAGCAGCATGTTTTTTAGTATATACCGGGTTTACACTTTCGTGGCGGCGGTTAATTAAGCCTTTTAAACGTCGAAAAATATCTCAAATATTAAATTAAAATCTTTCATATTAAATACTTTTTGCTGCCAACTGGTATTTTTATACCCCTTGTAATAACTCGAGTATATTACCTTTAATGCAGGCTTAAAAGTGATGTTAATGCCTGCTTAATAGCAAGGTATGTAACAAAAAATAAGAGTGTTTAAGCTAAAAACTGTAAATATTTATATGATCTAAATGACATCTTAGATCAAACACCATATTTCTAACCAAACTAATTACTACAAACGGTAGTAATTGGTATGTTATTTAATCAACATCCAAAATACGAACCATATATCTAACCAAACATATTCAAAAAGTTCATTAACTATACGAATTAAGCTATATAGACAGCATATTTCTAACCAAACATATCTGCATTGCATGAGCTTTTTAACCATAAGATCCAAAACATAATATAAAGTCGCATATTTCTAACCAAAAAATCCATATTCCGTGATTTAGTAATCAATATATTGGTTATAAATTTAGATCTATAAATAAATAAACATGATGTTTCTAACCAAAAAACCAAAAATTAAACTGTTTTTTATACAATAAATATCTCAAGGCGCATATTTCGAACTAAAAAATAATGAAGCAGCATATTTCTTACTAAAAAATGCGAATTAAGTTTTTATATAGTTAGAAATAATGATCACGATTTCTAACCAAATATATGGATCTAAACATTGATCTAAAAAACAACAAAATGAGTATTACTTGTAATTAAAATTTAAATTTATTGTAAATAAAGTTTAACAATGAAAATCAAATGTGTATTTTACCTGTGAGTAACTCATTTTTTTGGTAAGAAATACCGTTCTTATTAATTAGATTATCTGATCTTTTAGTTAGATCTTTTGATCGCAAAAATTTATTTTGGTTAGAAATAACGTATTTGATAGTAAGAAATACAGATCTAAAAGCCCATAAAAGCTTGTTTTGTTGTGGATAGATCTATTTTTTAAATATTATTAGTCAGAAATAGTGATCTAATATGGTTAGAAATAGATATCACCTTGGTTAGTAATATTGATCTCATCAAAGATCTTATTAGTTAGAAATCTTGAAATCTTTAGTTAGATATATCTTATTTAATGGTTAGAATTAAGCATCCGATTGGTTAGATATATAGTTCGTTTAGTTTATTTTAAACCTTATTATCAATAACTTAAATCATCCTTCCTAAACTAATCCAACACCTCATTTTAATATTAAATTCTACTCTTTTAACCTAATCTAAAAACAATTCCTTTTATTTACCTTTTCATAGAAAAATATGTGATCAAAAAAAGATCTCTATTTCTAACCAAAGCTATCTTGCATGCTTTAAATATAAATTTTATGATCCAAAACACTTAAAGATCATTCTAATAAGAAAAAGAGAACCTCTAATGCTAGCAACTACACCAGATTTCAAAGTAGATCCGAAAGAAGCTTTGCGATTACGTTTATTCGAAGTATTAGATGGGGATAAATATGATCTGAGTTTAGAGCGTAAATATTCAAACTCCATTACAAGTATTGATTTGATCCCAAGATTCTATCGAGGATATGGCGCAATTAAACCTGTTGCTGATTTAGCTTCCAATACAGTTTCAATCTCAAACAATTTTTCTATTCAGGGTATGGATTATACTTGTCGTGTTCAACCTGCTGTGATCCAAAGAATAGATCGTAAAACTAAAGAAAAAGTAGAATTTTATGCTCTACCTTCTGATG encodes:
- the idi gene encoding isopentenyl-diphosphate Delta-isomerase — protein: MERNRVVLVDVNDNELGTADKMQAHEKGLLHRAFSIFVLRETNGVKEVLLQQRALTKYHCGGLWSNTCCSHPQSGENITQSAINRLTEELGFTVNNLIWVDSHCYKTKLSNDLIEHEFDHLFVKHLSKQASDKLQIRPNPAEVNAIDWLNIEQIELELKNTANKYTPWFKDTFYKVLDKL
- a CDS encoding PGPGW domain-containing protein; this translates as MKQMKKIAITLVGGFLLLIGLLFIILPGPAIIVIPLALVLLSKEYPIAKQWLRKFQRYSRKSAQKLDAFFSKR
- a CDS encoding ATP-binding protein — its product is MEPVNIDELINKSLVLVANELEYKVELITQLEASSVIYGYPQKLQQVFINLLVNASHAIQNSGKVWITSKLIDSEVNKIINTLIFGQNTQLIK
- a CDS encoding PAS domain-containing protein yields the protein MQRNADEANKRITSIMNSVPTSIILVNEIGIIKETNKAVNKLFEADDKDILNKKIGHFLPILAMVNGNFDKNSATKTMQEGI
- a CDS encoding alpha/beta fold hydrolase; the encoded protein is MKHDIINFVHANGFPAKSYNTFLDLFSDDFKVIALEKYGHNPLYSITHNWQYLVDELIAFVITQKKALNREHEKVINIGHSFGGVISFMAACQRPDLFKGLIMLDPPAFTGTTAFMMKLLKGTKLFDKISPAGKSNIRRKQWPLNTNMVEQFKHKSLFKNFDIRCLSDYANHGFVNRNQKQELLFSAEVETEVFRTLPVNLGSYKSKLNIPATLIYAQNGVCTGKAVKRFAKQNIINTVEFADAGHMFPLEKPEQTAALIKGIIKTF